A single Deltaproteobacteria bacterium DNA region contains:
- a CDS encoding cupin domain-containing protein, whose translation MKITRIEDTEKTRMVMEGAKDVLKQVPISKADGTPNVSLRVFTIMPGGYTPYHIHPFEHLNYIMDGEGAVIVESGEERPVKKGDFVLVLPDEKHQYKNTSAQEPMVMICGVPKGYE comes from the coding sequence ATGAAGATCACAAGAATTGAGGACACTGAAAAAACAAGGATGGTGATGGAGGGAGCAAAAGATGTGTTGAAGCAGGTGCCTATATCGAAAGCCGACGGCACGCCGAATGTTTCTCTGCGTGTCTTTACGATCATGCCGGGAGGATATACCCCGTATCATATCCATCCATTTGAACATTTGAACTATATCATGGACGGTGAGGGGGCTGTTATAGTTGAAAGCGGTGAAGAGCGGCCTGTCAAGAAGGGGGACTTTGTATTGGTACTGCCGGATGAAAAACATCAGTATAAAAACACATCGGCGCAGGAGCCGATGGTTATGATCTGTGGAGTGCCCAAGGGCTATGAATGA
- a CDS encoding DEAD/DEAH box helicase family protein produces MKPEEKARQKIDHLLGEAGWEVQDRNELNLDAGAGVAVREYQTEVGPADYILFVDRKPIGVIEAKKEEEGVRLTVVEEQSAEYAASRLKYLNNSPLPFVYESTGALTRFTDYRDPKPRSRPVFRFHRPETFREGLKKPKSLRERLLSLPALPTQGLRDCQIKATTNLEASFKANQPRALIQMATGSGKTFAAITAIYRLLKFADAKRILFLVDTRNLGEQAEQGFMAYLPNDDNRKFTELYNVQRLKSSYVATDSQVCISTIQRLYSILKGEELDDTAEETNPGEVNWGKREPLPVVYNAKLPIEFFDFIVIDECHRSIYNLWKQVLEYFDAFLIGLTATPDQRTFGFFNQNIVSEYTHEEAVADGVNVGYNVYLIETTISKKGSVVWKGEYVDVREKLSRKKRWQQLDEDVAYSAKSLDDDVVNPNQIRAIIRTFKEHWPQIFPQRKEVPKTLIFAKTDSHADDIIQIVREEFAEGNAFCKKVTYLAEEDPKSVLAQFRNDYHPRIAVTVDMIATGTDVKPLECLIFMRDVKSRNYFEQMKGRGTRTINLDDLRKVTPSAQYTKDHFIIIDAVGVTKSLKTDSRPLERKPTVSLKDLLAAVAVGAHDEDLFTTLAGRLGRLAKIITAKEAGQFQAKAQGSSIGEVVKKLLHAYDPDQIEATARKQFNLTADDTPTPAQLGDAQEKLITQAARPFTGELNTFIENVRKLHEQIIDIINPDTVEFAGWDGQAKDQAAELVQNFKTYLETNKDEITALQIFYNQPYRRKELTYAMIKELLERLKLDKPALAPLRIWKAYERLEAVTGTNPVNELVALVSLIRRITGIDAALTPYDKTVDRNFQAWVFQKQAGPLKFTNEQMAWLRMMKEHIATSIHIGKDDLDFAPFDAQGGLGKMWQLFGDKTEEMIDEINEALAA; encoded by the coding sequence GTGAAACCGGAAGAGAAGGCGCGGCAAAAGATCGATCATCTGCTTGGAGAGGCAGGATGGGAGGTTCAGGATCGGAACGAACTCAACCTTGATGCCGGTGCTGGCGTCGCCGTGCGGGAGTATCAGACGGAGGTCGGACCGGCCGATTACATCCTCTTTGTGGACCGGAAACCGATCGGCGTCATCGAAGCCAAGAAAGAGGAAGAGGGCGTCCGCCTGACCGTAGTGGAAGAACAATCCGCCGAATATGCCGCGAGCCGGCTGAAATACCTGAACAATTCTCCTCTTCCCTTCGTGTATGAAAGCACGGGCGCCCTGACCCGCTTTACGGATTATCGCGATCCGAAACCAAGATCGCGCCCGGTCTTCCGATTTCATCGGCCCGAGACGTTCCGGGAAGGCCTGAAAAAGCCTAAGTCCCTGCGAGAGCGGCTTCTTTCCCTGCCCGCCCTGCCCACGCAAGGTCTGCGCGACTGCCAGATCAAGGCCACGACCAATCTCGAAGCCTCCTTCAAGGCCAACCAGCCCCGCGCCCTCATCCAGATGGCCACGGGTTCGGGCAAGACCTTTGCCGCCATCACCGCCATCTACCGCCTCCTGAAATTTGCCGACGCCAAGCGGATTCTGTTTCTCGTGGACACCCGCAACCTGGGCGAGCAGGCGGAACAGGGATTCATGGCCTACCTGCCCAATGACGACAACCGCAAATTCACGGAACTCTACAACGTCCAGCGCCTGAAATCGAGTTATGTCGCCACGGACAGCCAGGTCTGCATCAGCACGATCCAGCGCCTCTATTCCATCCTGAAAGGCGAAGAGCTGGACGATACGGCCGAAGAAACCAATCCCGGCGAGGTGAACTGGGGCAAGCGCGAACCCCTGCCTGTGGTGTACAACGCCAAACTCCCAATCGAGTTTTTCGATTTCATCGTGATCGATGAATGCCACCGCAGCATTTACAACCTCTGGAAGCAGGTTTTGGAATATTTCGATGCCTTTCTCATCGGGCTCACGGCCACGCCGGATCAGCGGACCTTCGGCTTTTTCAACCAGAATATCGTGAGCGAATATACCCATGAAGAGGCCGTGGCCGATGGGGTCAATGTGGGCTACAATGTCTATCTGATCGAAACCACAATTTCGAAAAAGGGCTCTGTCGTCTGGAAGGGCGAATACGTCGATGTCCGGGAAAAACTCTCCCGCAAGAAGCGCTGGCAGCAGTTGGATGAAGACGTGGCCTATTCCGCCAAAAGTCTGGACGATGACGTGGTGAACCCCAATCAGATCCGCGCCATTATCCGCACGTTTAAAGAGCATTGGCCGCAGATCTTCCCGCAGAGAAAAGAAGTGCCGAAAACGCTCATTTTTGCCAAGACCGACAGCCATGCCGACGACATCATCCAGATCGTCCGGGAGGAATTCGCGGAAGGCAACGCCTTCTGTAAAAAGGTGACCTATCTGGCCGAGGAAGACCCGAAGTCGGTCCTGGCCCAGTTCCGCAATGACTACCATCCGCGCATTGCCGTTACCGTCGATATGATCGCCACGGGCACGGACGTAAAGCCCCTGGAATGCCTCATCTTTATGCGCGATGTGAAAAGCCGCAACTATTTCGAGCAGATGAAGGGTCGGGGCACCCGGACGATCAACCTGGACGACCTGCGCAAGGTCACGCCCTCGGCCCAATATACAAAAGATCATTTCATCATCATCGATGCCGTGGGCGTCACGAAATCCCTGAAGACGGACAGCCGCCCCCTGGAACGCAAACCCACCGTCTCCCTCAAAGATCTGCTGGCCGCCGTGGCCGTGGGCGCCCACGATGAAGACCTCTTCACCACCCTGGCCGGCCGCCTGGGCCGCCTGGCAAAGATCATCACGGCGAAGGAAGCGGGACAGTTCCAGGCCAAAGCGCAAGGAAGCTCGATTGGCGAAGTCGTCAAAAAACTCCTCCATGCCTACGATCCCGACCAGATTGAAGCGACCGCCCGGAAGCAATTCAACCTGACGGCCGATGATACGCCCACCCCGGCGCAACTGGGCGATGCCCAGGAAAAACTGATCACCCAGGCAGCACGCCCCTTTACGGGCGAACTGAATACGTTCATCGAAAATGTCCGCAAGCTTCACGAACAGATTATCGACATCATCAATCCCGATACCGTCGAGTTTGCCGGGTGGGATGGGCAGGCCAAGGACCAGGCGGCGGAACTCGTGCAGAATTTCAAGACCTACCTGGAGACCAACAAGGATGAAATCACGGCCCTCCAGATCTTTTACAACCAGCCCTACCGGCGCAAGGAACTGACCTACGCCATGATCAAGGAACTCCTGGAACGCCTGAAACTTGATAAACCGGCCCTGGCGCCTCTGCGCATCTGGAAGGCCTATGAGCGATTGGAGGCGGTCACGGGCACGAACCCGGTCAACGAACTGGTGGCTCTGGTCTCCCTCATCCGCCGGATCACGGGTATTGACGCGGCCCTGACGCCTTACGACAAGACCGTGGACAGGAATTTTCAGGCCTGGGTCTTCCAGAAACAGGCCGGGCCGCTCAAGTTCACCAATGAACAGATGGCCTGGCTGCGCATGATGAAAGAGCATATCGCCACGTCGATCCATATCGGCAAAGACGATCTGGACTTCGCGCCCTTTGACGCCCAGGGTGGCCTAGGGAAAATGTGGCAGCTATTCGGTGATAAGACCGAAGAAATGATTGACGAGATCAACGAGGCATTGGCGGCGTAG
- a CDS encoding restriction endonuclease subunit S yields MEERCISIDDLPVGWEQIHLKDVCEIILGQSPPSETYNTVGNGLPFFQGKAEFTELHPVAEKWCSVPGKIAEQNDILLSVRAPVGNTNIADRKCCIGRGLAALRFHNYKFLFYYLQSIEKELDKKGTGTTFKAISGDIVRNVDLPLPPLLEQNRIVAKVEELFSELDKGVEALKAVQQQLKVYRQAVLKWAFEGSFTGGLENWEHTTLGSILKISSGNGLTKSTRNDDGQYLVYGGNGVTGNHSEFMFAEPQLIIGRVGVHCGNTHITKLKSWITDNAFVVYFNSNKINIHFLFYLVKNLNLNQLSSSTAQPVISGSKVYPIKCKIPSIDIQQKVNQSIETRLSVADKLEETISQSLQQAEALRHSILKKAFAGQLVPQDPSDEPASKLLERIKTEKARQATIKGSVRGRGKKMLSSPSASVGDP; encoded by the coding sequence ATGGAAGAACGCTGCATAAGCATTGATGATCTTCCCGTAGGCTGGGAACAAATTCATCTTAAAGATGTTTGTGAAATCATTTTAGGACAATCGCCTCCCTCTGAAACCTATAATACTGTTGGAAATGGGTTACCTTTTTTTCAGGGTAAAGCGGAGTTTACAGAGCTTCATCCTGTAGCCGAAAAATGGTGCAGCGTCCCCGGTAAAATTGCGGAACAAAATGATATTTTGCTTTCAGTGCGTGCGCCTGTTGGCAATACAAATATTGCCGACAGAAAATGCTGTATCGGAAGAGGTTTGGCGGCACTGCGTTTTCATAATTACAAGTTTTTGTTTTATTATTTGCAGAGCATTGAAAAAGAACTGGACAAAAAAGGAACGGGTACTACTTTCAAAGCAATATCAGGTGACATTGTAAGAAATGTTGATTTGCCCCTCCCTCCCCTCCTTGAACAAAACCGCATCGTCGCCAAGGTAGAAGAACTCTTCAGCGAGCTGGACAAAGGCGTGGAAGCCCTCAAGGCCGTCCAGCAGCAACTCAAGGTTTACCGTCAGGCCGTCCTCAAATGGGCATTCGAAGGTAGTTTTACTGGAGGCCTTGAAAATTGGGAACATACGACACTTGGTAGTATTTTAAAAATTAGTTCAGGTAATGGATTGACCAAGTCTACAAGAAATGATGATGGTCAATATTTAGTTTATGGTGGTAATGGGGTGACAGGGAATCATTCCGAATTTATGTTTGCAGAACCTCAATTGATTATTGGACGGGTTGGCGTTCATTGTGGGAATACTCATATAACAAAGCTCAAAAGCTGGATTACTGATAACGCTTTTGTCGTTTATTTTAATAGCAACAAGATAAATATTCATTTTCTCTTCTATCTCGTTAAGAACTTAAATCTTAATCAACTTTCTAGTTCAACAGCTCAACCCGTAATTTCTGGAAGTAAGGTTTATCCAATTAAGTGTAAAATCCCGAGCATAGATATTCAACAAAAGGTAAATCAATCCATCGAAACCCGCCTCTCCGTGGCCGACAAGCTCGAAGAAACCATCTCCCAAAGCCTCCAGCAGGCCGAAGCCCTGCGCCATAGCATTTTGAAGAAGGCCTTTGCAGGCCAGCTGGTCCCGCAAGACCCCAGCGACGAACCGGCGTCAAAGCTCCTGGAGCGCATCAAGACAGAGAAGGCTAGGCAAGCAACGATAAAGGGAAGCGTTAGAGGAAGAGGCAAAAAGATGCTGTCATCCCCGAGTGCTTCTGTCGGGGATCCATGA